One genomic region from Quercus robur chromosome 4, dhQueRobu3.1, whole genome shotgun sequence encodes:
- the LOC126722695 gene encoding uncharacterized protein LOC126722695, whose protein sequence is MAALSIGPSFHTKHSTTQEHRKTRSSPRILILLCCQSQKPVDTSKPRLKKESKRKSLLPPSFVRFEKFGKVLQENLSPKQKGDWKDVMLMSLSFAVYVYISQRIVCAYCAWTYMPKQPW, encoded by the coding sequence ATGGCTGCTCTCTCAATTGGCCCTTCATTCCACACAAAACACAGCACAACTCAAGAACACAGAAAGACTAGAAGCAGCCCAAGAATTCTCATCCTTCTATGTTGCCAAAGCCAGAAGCCTGTGGATACTTCCAAACCAAGATTGAAGAAAGAGAGCAAAAGGAAGTCATTGTTGCCACCATCTTTTGTTCGGTTTGAGAAGTTTGGGAAGGTTTTGCAAGAGAATTTGAGCCCCAAGCAGAAGGGTGACTGGAAGGATGTGATGTTAATGAGTTTATCATTTGCTGTTTATGTGTATATATCACAGAGGATTGTTTGTGCTTATTGTGCTTGGACGTACATGCCAAAGCAACCATGGTAG
- the LOC126723889 gene encoding peptidyl-prolyl cis-trans isomerase FKBP42: MDEVHEEQSQPLDQEEDNEIRTESAAFVQGEPPQDGNGPPKVDSEVEVLHEKVTKQIIKEGHGQKPSKYATCFLHYRAWTESTLHKFEDTWNEQKPVELVLGKEKKEMTGLAIGLSSMKSGERALLHVGWELGYGKEGSFSFPNVPPMADIIYEAELIGFDETKEGKARGDMTVEERIGAADRRKMDGNSLFKEEKLEEAMQQYEMAIAYMGDDFMFQLFGKYRDMALAVKNPCHLNMAACMIKLKRYEEAIMQCNVVLAEEENNAKALFRRGKARAELGQTDAAREDYLKVRKFAPEDKAVARELRLLAEHDKALYQKQKEIYKGIFGPRPEPKPKRTNWLVLFWQWLLSLFYCLFKRERYKAD, translated from the exons ATGGACGAAGTTCACGAGGAGCAAAGTCAACCGCTCG ATCAAGAGGAAGACAATGAAATACGTACTGAAAGTGCTGCATTTGTGCAAGGGGAACCTCCGCAAGATGGTAATGGGCCCCCAAAAGTGGACTCTGAGGTGGAAGTTCTTCATGAGAAAGTCACAAAGCAAATCATTAAGGAAGGTCATGGTCAGAAACCATCCAAATATGCAACATGCTTTT TGCACTACAGGGCTTGGACGGAAAGCACCCTGCACAAGTTTGAAGACACATGGAATGAACAAAAACCAGTTGAGTTGGTATTAGGAAAAG agaagaaagaaatgacTGGCTTGGCTATTGGTTTGTCCAGCATGAAATCCGGTGAACGTGCTCTGTTACATGTGGGCTGGGAATTGGGTTATGGGAAAGAAGGAAGCTTTTCTTTCCCAAATGTTCCACCCATGGCAGACATCATTTATGAAGCTGAGCTAATTGGGTTTGATGAGACCAAAGAG GGGAAAGCTCGTGGTGACATGACTGTGGAGGAAAGAATTGGTGCAGCAGATCGAAGAAAGATGGATGGAAATTCTTTATTCAAGGAGGAAAAACTGGAGGAGGCTATGCAACAGTATGAAATG GCCATCGCATATATGGGTGACGACTTCATGTTCCAGTTGTTTGGGAAGTACCGGGACATGGCATTAGCTGTTAAGAATCCATGCCACCTTAACATGGCAGCATGTATGATAAAGCTCAAGCGCTATGAGGAAGCAATTATGCAGTGCAATGTC GTGTTGGCGGAGGAAGAAAACAATGCGAAAGCACTGTTCAGGCGAGGTAAGGCTAGAGCAGAACTTGGGCAAACAGATGCTGCTCGGGAGGACTATCTAAAAGTGCGTAAATTTGCACCTGAAGACAAAGCAGTTGCGAGGGAGTTACGTTTGCTTGCTGAACATGACAAGGCTCTTTATCAGAAGCAAAAGGAGATTTATAAAGGAATCTTTGGACCAAGACCCGAACCAAAACCAAAGCGAACTAATTGGTTGGTTCTCTTTTGGCAGTGGCTATTGTCACTATTCTATTGCCTCTTCAAACGTGAAAGGTACAAAGCAGACTAA